The following DNA comes from Terriglobales bacterium.
CCTCTCTTGCGGCCGGTTGCCCCGGTGCGGCGAGGGAGCAACAGGTGATCAGGATCAGGCCGGCAATCTTGCGCAGTAGTAGCGTCCTCATGGACCCTCCCCGTAGAGGCAATGAGTATACGGCGTGGCGTGGAGTCGGGATGGCAGTGCTGGTGGGTCGGCCTGAACCAGCGACCTGGCAACGTGATTCCGTTTCCGCCCACTGACAGCAAAGAAAATCAATCACTTGGCTCGGCGGAATCCTCAGCGCAGCGAGTCTCACGGTCCCCGTCGTCTCCTGCTCTTGGGCGGCAGGGATCGAACGGAACGCAGACCCTGCTGCATCCGCTCCGCCCATTCGCCTTCACATTAGGCGCAGGCATTCCCTTCGTCCGACACGGTACTGCTAGACTGTGCAAAGCCGCCGCGGAGGGATGCGTGAGCGGTTGAAACGGGCGGTCTTGAAAACCGCTAGAGTCGAAAGGCTCTCCTGGGTTCGAATCCCAGTCCCTCCGCCAGAGCTCCTCGCTTGTTTCGCCGGTTCGCGTTCCGGTGATAGCATCCTTCGTCCAGCGGCGACTGCGTCCACGGAGGAAGGTGCTTGCTGACCCGAAAGAACCTGCTGGCCATCGGGATCCTGGCCGTGGTGTATTTCGTGGTCGGCAAGCTGGGGTTGCGCCTGGCATTCGTGCATCCCAGCGCGTCGGCGGTTTGGCCGCCTTCGGGGATTGCGCTGGCGGCGGTGTTGATGTTCGGTTCGCGGGTGTGGCCCGGCATCATGCTGGGCGCGCTCCTGGTGAATCTGACGACCGCGGGCTCGTTGGCGACCTCCCTGGGCATAGCCGTAGGAAACACCCTGGAAGCGGTGGTGGGCGCGCACCTGGTGAACGAGTTCGCGGGCGGCCGGCAGGCTTTCCAGCGCGCCCAGGACAAGTTCAAGTTCGCCATCCTGGCCGGCATGGTCAGTACCACCGTAGCTGCCACCTTCGGCGTTACCAGTCTTGCTCTGGGGGGCTTTGCGCCCTGGAACCACTACGGTTCCATCTGGCTGACGTGGTGGCTGGGCGACGCAGTGGGGATCGTAGTGGTGACTCCGCTGGTGATTCTGTGGGCTACTCGCAACCATGAGCGCTGGACGGTGATGCGGGGTGTGGAAGCCGCGGCCCTGGCGGTCTGCCTGCTGCTGGTGAGCCATCTGGTGTTTGCCGGGAATATCCTGGCCCCCAAGCGCTACCCGCTGGAGTACCTGTGTCTGCCGTTCCTGGTGTGGGCGGCCTACCGCTTCAGCCCGCGGGAAGCGGCCACGGCCATCCTGCTGCTGGCCACAGTGGCGTCGGTGGGCACTTTGCGCGGCTCCGGACCCTTCGCGCGGGCGACGCCGAATGAGTCTCTACTGCTTCTGCAGTCTTTCCTGGGGATCGTGACGGTGATGACGCTGGCGTTTGCGGCCGCACTGGCCGAACGAAGGCGCGCCGAGGAGCGCGCCTACTACCTGGCCATCACCGATTCGTTGACCGGGCTGGCCAACTACCGGCGGCTGATCGAGGAAATGGAAGCGGAGATACGGCGCTCGGCGCGCAGCGGCAAGCCGTTCGCGCTGCTGCTACTGGACCTGGACGAACTGAAGAAAATCAACGACGCACAGGGCCACCTGGTAGGCAGCCGCGCGCTGTGCCGGGTGGCGGACGTGCTGCGCGCCCAATGTCGCGATATCGACACGCCCGGGCGCTATGGCGGGGATGAGTTCGCCGTCATTCTTCCCGAGTCAGGCTCCACTGCGGCCAGCCAGGTGGCCAGCCGCATCTACGAACGCCTGGCACGCGACGGTGAGCAACCAACCCTCTCCGTAAGCATCGGCGTGGCCGAGTATCCGCAGGACGGGGAGACCGTGGAGGCTTTGCTGCGCGCCGCCGACCGCGTCCTCTATGAGATGAAGAAACGACTGCATCGGGAAGTGACCTGAGAACCGGGCGAAACACGTCATGGCGGAAGCCGAACCGTTCTTCGATGACTCCAGCGATCCGCCGGTGCGCGGACATGTTCACCACCCGGCGCACCCTTCCGGTGATGGTCTTGCGTTGACGCACGGGGCGGGATCGGACTGTCGCGCGCCGCTGCTGGTTGCCGTGGCCGAGGCCTGCGCCGCAGCGGGCATGATCGTACTGCGGTACGACCTGCCTTACCGGCAAGCGCGACCCAAGGGACCACCGCGCCCTGGCGATGCGGCGCGTGACCGCGAGGGCATTCGACGCGCCGCCGGCCTGCTGCGCAGCATGGCGGCAGGACGCGTTTTCCTGGGCGGACATTCCTACGGCGGACGGCAGTCGAGCATGGTTGCCGCCGAAGATGCCGGCCTGGCGAATGCCTTGCTGTTGCAGTCCTATCCGTTGCATCCACCCGGGCGGCCGGAACAGCTCCGGACCGCTCACCTTTCACAACTTGGAATGCGGGCCTTCTTTGTGCACGGCTCGCGCGACGCTTTCGGCTCCCTGGAAGAGATGAAGGCTGCCCTCAAGCTCATCCCCACAGCGACACGGCTGTATCCGGTCGAAGGATCGGGACACGACCTGGGCTTCCGCCGCACGCGGGGCATCGACGTGGCGGCGATGGTTCGGGAATTCCTCGCGTTCCTTGGCTGACCCCGGCGCGAACTCCGGCGCCCCGATCCTGCAACATTTCGCATCTTCATAGCCGCAAGGTGCATCTTTTGCATTTCGGCAATGCGGCGTCACACATCATGGTGAGCAAGATTGTCGGTCGAAAGGAGGCACCGCTAGCATGGGAATGAACTCCGCAGGATGAGCCGCTCGTCGCGCGGCTCACGTGGTCGCAGCATGGATTGCATCTTCGGAGGCACTGGAACACATCATGAAGAACCGTAAACTCATTTGGTTTCTCCTGTTAGTCGTCGCGCTGGTCGTGGTGTTCTGGCCGCGCAAACCACAGGCTCCCGCGCCGGCTCCGCGACCGCAGCAGGCCGCGATGCAACCTGCGGCCCGCCCGACTGGCACTACGGTCGAGATCAAGGCACCGCTCGGACTGGCTCCAGTCCCCATTCCCGCGGACAACCCGCCGACCGCGGCCACCATCGCGCTGGGCCGCCGGCTGTACTACGACCCCATGCTCTCCGTGGACAACACCGTTTCCTGCGCGACGTGCCACGACCCGAAGTTCGGATTCTCAGACGGCAAGTCGTTCTCCGAGGGCGTAGGCAAGAAGACGGGCACGCGCAACTCGCCGACGGTGTTCAATGCCGCCTATTACAGCGTGCAGTTCTGGGATGGGCGCGCGCCCAGCCTGGAAAGACAGGCCGAGGGGCCGGTGCAGAATCCGGTGGAGATGGTGCATACGCTCGAAGGCTGTCTAAAGCGGCTGGAAGCCGACCCGTCATACAAGCAGGCGTTCGAGGAGGCGTTCGGGCCCGGACCCATCACGTTCGACATGGTGGGCAAGGCCATCGCCAGCTTTGAGCGCACCGTGGTCAGTGGCGACTCGCCCTTCGACCGCTACTTCTACGGCGGGCAGAAGAACGCACTCAGCGCTTCGGCGCGTCGAGGCCTGGAAGTCTTCCGTGATCCCGCGAAGGGCAACTGCGCGGTGTGCCACACCATCGGCGAGAAAAACGCGCTGTTCAGCGACGACAAGTTCCACAACATCGGCGTGGGGGTGAAAAACGGCCAACTCACCGACCTGGGACGCTACGGGGTGACCAAGAAAGACGCCGACCGGGGCGCCTTCAAGACGCCATCCCTGCGCAACGTGGCCCTGACCGCGCCCTACTTCCACGACGGCAGCCGCAAAACACTCAAGGAAGTCATCGACTTCTACATCGGCGGCGGCAACTCCAACCCGCACCTCGACAAGGAAGTAAAGGTGCTCGACTTCCTCAGCGGCCAGGAACGCGCGGATCTGCTGGCGTTCCTGGAATCGCTGACGGGAACCATGCCGCCCGACGTCGGCCCGCCGGAAGAAGAGAAGAAAGCGGCAACCAACACGAGCGGCAAGAGCGGTAACTAGCGTGACCAGGGGAGACGCGGCTGACGTCGTGGGGGCGTCAGCCGCTTTTTTCAGAAGATTTATCGCCCCGAATCCAGGTGCCAGCCGGAGTTCACCCAGTGGCCGTCGCGGCGGATGAAAATCTCCGTGCCACGGCCCGAGTAGCGTTCTCGCTTGCCGCCGTTTTCCAGTTCGAAGGCCCACTTGGTATACAGGATGGCGACGTCTCCGTAGACCTGGATGCGGGTTTCAGGGAACTCGAGCGCGACCAGCTTCCCGCCCGAGGTCACAAAGTCTTTCGCCGCGGTGATGGTGGACTGTGTATCCACCCAGGCCTCCTCTCCGGCGTTGATACCGATGAGTTCGGGCGGCAACACTTTTTGTAGGGCGACTTCATCGGCGACGAAGTAGGCGCGCCACACAGCTTCGCGCTCCGCCAGCAGTTGGCGCCGCTCCTCCTCGGCAAGCTCACGCAGTGGTGGCGCGGCGCCGGCAAAAGTCACCACATCCGGATGAGCGGCCACCTGCGACGCTACCTGGTCCCACTCGCCATTTTCCTTGGCATACAGATCGAGCACGCGAAGGGTGGTTTGTTGGGGCGAGCCATTCACATCGAGCGTGATATCGGCGATGTAGGGAACGATGGCGAGATCGCCACGAAAGCGGACATCGAAGTCGCGCATGCGGTAGGCGGTGATGCGAACCGGACTGGCCAGGATGGCATCGGCTTCGCGCATGTATTCACCGATACCGCGGATGATGCCGCGGGACCGCGTAAGGAAGCCCCGCCACTCCCTGGCGTGGGTGGCTTCGACGGTGGCGCGATCGCGAGCCATGTAGGCGTGAAAGACACGATCGATATGGGCGCGAATGGCCTCCCGGTCGGCCGGGCGCATTTCCGCGGGAGCGGCGGCAGCGTCGCTCGCGGCCGCTCCTGCCGCCATCAGCGACGCCAGTAGAAATCCGGTTGCAATCATCAGATTCCTCCTCCTTCGGGCACCAATCTGCCGGGGGCAGGGCTGTCCCAGCTTGCGTTTTCTTGCTGAATCCGCCGGGCCGACTTGCACTTTCTTGCGATTCCTTGGGTGCCGCGCCGCATCTATGACTGCAGCTGCCAGAGGAGGTAGACTAGCTGTCGTGATTCGCCAGGTTCCATTGGCCGGTACCGGGCAGGTTGCGCTGGCCCGCTTTGACCATCCCCACACGGTCCCGCATCACGACCCGCACGAAGAAGTAGCCCCGGACTTCACGGTGAACTTCGTCGAGCAGGGCGCTTTCCGTTACACGGCTGGACACGCCCACTGGCGTTTGGAAGCCGGTACGGCGTTCGTGGTTTCGCCCGGCCTGGTCTACCGTTGTCGGCACGAAGAACAGTTCCCCAGCGACGTTTGCCTTTCGCTTGTCTTCCACGATGGTTTGGCCGAGGACGTCCGCAGAGCGGCGGGAGTCCCGAGGTGGCCGAGCCTGTTGGTCCGGAGGAGTAGCAACCGGCTGGGTTATCTGAAGTGGCTGTTGGAGCGGACTCCGGCCGACGACGGCATGGCGCTCGAGACAACCGCCGGCGACATCTTGCGGGCAACACTCACGAACGCAGCGACGTCGACGCGCGCGGTTTCGACCCGCCAGCTTGCCTGGTACGCCGAGCGTGTGCGCGCGGTCTGCGACATCTTCGAGAAAGACCATGCGCAGGACCACTCCCTGGCCTCGCTGGGACGTAGGGTGGGAATGAGTCCGTACCATTTTGCGCGCGTGTTCCGGGACCTGACGGGGACGCCGCCCCACCGCCGCC
Coding sequences within:
- a CDS encoding helix-turn-helix domain-containing protein; this translates as MIRQVPLAGTGQVALARFDHPHTVPHHDPHEEVAPDFTVNFVEQGAFRYTAGHAHWRLEAGTAFVVSPGLVYRCRHEEQFPSDVCLSLVFHDGLAEDVRRAAGVPRWPSLLVRRSSNRLGYLKWLLERTPADDGMALETTAGDILRATLTNAATSTRAVSTRQLAWYAERVRAVCDIFEKDHAQDHSLASLGRRVGMSPYHFARVFRDLTGTPPHRRLLEIRLQRAAERLRDGCSVTDTCFAVGFSNLSHFIRLFRRRFGTSPSRYACSARTRT
- a CDS encoding cytochrome c peroxidase, whose amino-acid sequence is MKNRKLIWFLLLVVALVVVFWPRKPQAPAPAPRPQQAAMQPAARPTGTTVEIKAPLGLAPVPIPADNPPTAATIALGRRLYYDPMLSVDNTVSCATCHDPKFGFSDGKSFSEGVGKKTGTRNSPTVFNAAYYSVQFWDGRAPSLERQAEGPVQNPVEMVHTLEGCLKRLEADPSYKQAFEEAFGPGPITFDMVGKAIASFERTVVSGDSPFDRYFYGGQKNALSASARRGLEVFRDPAKGNCAVCHTIGEKNALFSDDKFHNIGVGVKNGQLTDLGRYGVTKKDADRGAFKTPSLRNVALTAPYFHDGSRKTLKEVIDFYIGGGNSNPHLDKEVKVLDFLSGQERADLLAFLESLTGTMPPDVGPPEEEKKAATNTSGKSGN
- a CDS encoding alpha/beta family hydrolase, coding for MAEAEPFFDDSSDPPVRGHVHHPAHPSGDGLALTHGAGSDCRAPLLVAVAEACAAAGMIVLRYDLPYRQARPKGPPRPGDAARDREGIRRAAGLLRSMAAGRVFLGGHSYGGRQSSMVAAEDAGLANALLLQSYPLHPPGRPEQLRTAHLSQLGMRAFFVHGSRDAFGSLEEMKAALKLIPTATRLYPVEGSGHDLGFRRTRGIDVAAMVREFLAFLG
- a CDS encoding MASE1 domain-containing protein gives rise to the protein MLTRKNLLAIGILAVVYFVVGKLGLRLAFVHPSASAVWPPSGIALAAVLMFGSRVWPGIMLGALLVNLTTAGSLATSLGIAVGNTLEAVVGAHLVNEFAGGRQAFQRAQDKFKFAILAGMVSTTVAATFGVTSLALGGFAPWNHYGSIWLTWWLGDAVGIVVVTPLVILWATRNHERWTVMRGVEAAALAVCLLLVSHLVFAGNILAPKRYPLEYLCLPFLVWAAYRFSPREAATAILLLATVASVGTLRGSGPFARATPNESLLLLQSFLGIVTVMTLAFAAALAERRRAEERAYYLAITDSLTGLANYRRLIEEMEAEIRRSARSGKPFALLLLDLDELKKINDAQGHLVGSRALCRVADVLRAQCRDIDTPGRYGGDEFAVILPESGSTAASQVASRIYERLARDGEQPTLSVSIGVAEYPQDGETVEALLRAADRVLYEMKKRLHREVT
- a CDS encoding nuclear transport factor 2 family protein; this translates as MIATGFLLASLMAAGAAASDAAAAPAEMRPADREAIRAHIDRVFHAYMARDRATVEATHAREWRGFLTRSRGIIRGIGEYMREADAILASPVRITAYRMRDFDVRFRGDLAIVPYIADITLDVNGSPQQTTLRVLDLYAKENGEWDQVASQVAAHPDVVTFAGAAPPLRELAEEERRQLLAEREAVWRAYFVADEVALQKVLPPELIGINAGEEAWVDTQSTITAAKDFVTSGGKLVALEFPETRIQVYGDVAILYTKWAFELENGGKRERYSGRGTEIFIRRDGHWVNSGWHLDSGR